In uncultured Draconibacterium sp., one genomic interval encodes:
- a CDS encoding MFS transporter yields the protein MTNFSKNIPRLYLIKISKWFNMVMPIMLLFYKSNGLGSYELFVLKAIYSVAVVVMEIPSGWMADVWGRKKTLILGSILGSLGFLIYSFSYEFWAFVAAEIVLGIGLSFISGADSALLYDSLKADNKADKYTREEGRITSAGNFAEAIAGVVSGLLVYFSLRTPFYFQFGVAALAIPAALTLIEPKVHSVEHMHSISKLVKNIKNTLVSNTNLRVAILLSALTGTATLTFAWLVQPFFVAIGLPEELFGIFWTALNLSVGISSVFAYKVELFLGKRRSVLIVILLLSFGYFMAGISISYYGFVFLFLFYLVRGLATPIFKNYINQYTDSEVRATMLSVRNFIIRMAFAGIGPLLGWITDNVSLNKAFLLAGVIYIVAATAVSLPWLRTKNKNYE from the coding sequence ATGACAAATTTTAGTAAAAACATACCGCGCCTTTACCTGATAAAAATCTCGAAATGGTTTAATATGGTAATGCCCATAATGTTGCTTTTTTATAAAAGTAACGGACTGGGATCGTACGAATTATTTGTGCTAAAAGCCATTTATTCGGTTGCCGTGGTTGTTATGGAAATCCCCTCGGGTTGGATGGCCGATGTTTGGGGACGTAAAAAAACACTTATTCTTGGGAGCATTTTAGGAAGCCTCGGGTTTCTTATTTACAGTTTCTCCTATGAATTCTGGGCTTTTGTTGCGGCTGAAATTGTATTGGGCATAGGACTATCGTTTATTTCGGGGGCAGATTCGGCCTTACTTTATGATAGCCTGAAAGCCGATAACAAAGCTGACAAATATACGCGCGAGGAGGGACGAATAACTTCTGCCGGAAATTTTGCAGAAGCCATTGCAGGTGTGGTTAGCGGCTTACTGGTTTATTTTAGTTTGCGAACTCCTTTCTATTTTCAGTTTGGAGTGGCAGCCCTCGCAATTCCTGCGGCATTAACGCTAATCGAACCCAAAGTACATTCGGTTGAGCATATGCATTCCATCAGCAAATTAGTTAAGAATATCAAAAACACACTGGTTTCGAACACAAACCTTAGAGTTGCCATATTGCTTTCGGCGCTTACCGGAACTGCCACACTCACTTTTGCATGGTTGGTTCAACCCTTTTTTGTGGCAATAGGTTTACCCGAAGAGTTATTTGGCATATTTTGGACAGCCCTGAATTTAAGTGTAGGAATTTCTTCGGTTTTTGCCTATAAAGTTGAACTGTTTTTGGGAAAACGCCGGTCGGTTTTAATTGTCATTCTATTACTATCGTTCGGTTATTTCATGGCAGGTATCTCCATCTCTTACTATGGATTTGTGTTCCTATTCCTCTTTTACCTGGTGCGTGGTTTAGCTACTCCTATCTTCAAAAACTATATTAACCAGTATACCGATAGCGAAGTGCGGGCAACCATGCTTTCGGTCAGGAATTTTATTATTCGAATGGCTTTTGCGGGCATCGGGCCACTGCTAGGATGGATTACTGACAATGTAAGTTTAAATAAGGCATTTTTACTGGCAGGAGTCATTTATATTGTTGCAGCAACGGCAGTTTCACTCCCCTGGCTACGAACAAAAAACAAGAATTATGAATAA
- a CDS encoding HAD family hydrolase translates to MNKSVLILDLDNTIYPVSSIAEKLFEKLFAVIEKSGEYKGDFEAVRLEIQRTPFQKVASAFSFSEQLLSDCMDVHINLTYDDPMHYFPDYKLVRELPQTKFLVTSGFSKLQNSKIDNLGIRNDFKEIVILDLQQSNDTKKDIFISLLEKYQFPKKEVLIVGDDIKSEIQAGKELGIDTVIYDRLKKYTDLNFTNKIDNFAGLSKYL, encoded by the coding sequence ATGAATAAGTCGGTATTGATATTAGATCTTGATAATACTATTTATCCGGTAAGTTCAATAGCTGAAAAGTTATTTGAAAAGCTTTTTGCTGTTATTGAAAAAAGCGGCGAATACAAAGGAGATTTTGAGGCCGTGAGACTGGAAATACAACGAACCCCGTTTCAGAAAGTAGCCAGTGCATTTTCCTTTAGCGAGCAATTGCTGAGCGATTGTATGGATGTGCACATCAATCTTACCTACGATGATCCGATGCACTATTTCCCGGATTATAAATTGGTGAGAGAACTTCCGCAAACGAAATTCCTCGTCACTTCAGGTTTTAGCAAATTGCAGAACAGCAAAATCGACAACCTGGGCATTCGCAACGATTTTAAAGAGATCGTTATCCTCGACCTGCAACAATCAAACGACACCAAAAAAGATATTTTTATAAGCCTTTTGGAGAAATACCAGTTTCCCAAAAAAGAAGTTTTGATTGTTGGCGACGATATAAAATCAGAAATTCAGGCCGGAAAAGAACTTGGAATCGACACCGTTATTTATGATCGTTTGAAAAAATATACCGATTTGAATTTCACTAATAAAATAGACAATTTTGCCGGGCTCTCAAAGTATCTTTAA
- a CDS encoding MBL fold metallo-hydrolase has protein sequence MENPSIKIKATLLGTGTSQGVPVVACDCDVCTSTNQKDKRLRSSLLLTINDINFVIDAGPDFRQQMLREKVKTLRAILLTHEHVDHIFGLDDIRSYNWVQKNHMEIYAEERVQKAIKRIFSYVFASFKYPGIPKMELQKVDDVPFAIDGIEFVSIRCWHHKLPVYGYRVGDLTYITDTNFIEDSELAKMEGTKILIINCLRKEKHLSHFNLAEVLEIVNRIKPEQTYLTHISHALGKYDDVMKELPENVYLAYDGLKLEL, from the coding sequence ATGGAAAATCCTTCAATAAAAATAAAAGCAACTTTACTGGGAACGGGCACCTCGCAGGGAGTGCCGGTTGTGGCCTGCGACTGCGACGTTTGTACTTCAACAAACCAAAAGGACAAGCGGCTGCGATCCTCATTATTGCTAACTATAAACGATATAAATTTTGTGATTGATGCGGGGCCTGATTTCCGCCAGCAAATGTTACGCGAAAAGGTAAAAACACTTCGGGCGATTTTGCTCACACACGAGCATGTCGATCATATTTTTGGATTGGACGATATTCGTTCATACAACTGGGTGCAGAAAAACCATATGGAGATTTATGCCGAAGAACGGGTACAAAAAGCGATTAAACGCATTTTTAGTTATGTGTTTGCCTCGTTTAAATATCCGGGTATTCCGAAGATGGAATTGCAGAAAGTTGATGACGTGCCGTTCGCTATTGATGGTATTGAGTTTGTGTCAATTCGTTGCTGGCATCATAAATTGCCGGTTTATGGCTATAGGGTGGGTGATTTAACTTACATAACCGACACTAATTTTATCGAAGATAGCGAGTTGGCAAAAATGGAGGGAACAAAAATCCTGATCATAAATTGCCTGCGAAAAGAAAAGCATCTGTCGCATTTTAACCTGGCAGAAGTGCTGGAAATTGTTAACCGGATTAAACCGGAACAAACTTATCTTACGCACATTAGCCATGCTTTGGGTAAATACGACGATGTGATGAAAGAGCTGCCGGAGAATGTGTATCTGGCGTATGACGGATTAAAACTGGAGCTTTAA
- the asnA gene encoding aspartate--ammonia ligase, with product MKLTIPEGYQSVLNVQQTEQAIKLIKDFFQENLAAELRLRRVTAPLFVKQGTGINDDLNGIERPVSFPMKDLNEERAEIVQSLAKWKRMALADLKIEEGFGLYTDMNAIRPDEELTNIHSLYVDQWDWERVIAREQRNLDFLKSAVHKIYSALVRTEFLLCEAFPVIKAELPEEITFIHTEELAAKYPDLTPFERETKEAKKHGAIFVIGIGGEMPNGEIHDGRAPDYDDWNTETVNGFKGLNGDIILWNNVLNRAFEISSMGIRVDKAALLEQLKIRNAEERKEMLWHQKLLNGELPLTIGGGIGQSRLCMYFLRKAHIGEIQSSIWPDAMIEQCKAAGIDLL from the coding sequence ATGAAACTTACAATACCAGAAGGCTATCAGTCGGTTTTAAATGTGCAACAAACCGAGCAGGCAATTAAATTAATTAAAGATTTTTTTCAGGAGAACCTCGCTGCAGAACTACGTTTGCGTAGGGTAACCGCGCCGTTGTTTGTAAAACAGGGAACAGGAATAAACGACGATTTGAATGGAATTGAGCGTCCGGTGTCGTTCCCCATGAAAGACCTGAATGAAGAACGTGCAGAAATCGTTCAGTCGCTTGCCAAGTGGAAACGTATGGCACTGGCCGATCTGAAAATTGAAGAAGGTTTTGGGCTGTACACCGATATGAACGCCATCCGCCCGGATGAAGAACTGACAAACATTCACTCGTTATATGTCGATCAGTGGGACTGGGAGCGTGTTATCGCACGGGAGCAGCGTAACCTTGATTTCTTAAAATCGGCAGTGCATAAAATTTATTCGGCACTTGTTCGTACTGAGTTTTTATTGTGCGAAGCTTTTCCTGTAATTAAAGCAGAGTTACCCGAAGAGATTACTTTTATCCATACTGAGGAATTGGCGGCAAAATATCCGGATTTAACGCCTTTTGAACGCGAAACCAAAGAAGCCAAAAAACACGGCGCTATTTTCGTTATAGGTATTGGCGGCGAGATGCCAAACGGCGAGATTCACGATGGAAGAGCACCTGATTACGACGACTGGAATACCGAAACCGTAAATGGTTTTAAAGGATTAAACGGCGACATTATACTTTGGAATAATGTGCTGAACCGGGCTTTCGAAATTTCTTCGATGGGAATTCGCGTAGATAAAGCAGCACTGCTCGAGCAACTAAAAATACGTAATGCCGAAGAACGTAAAGAAATGCTGTGGCACCAAAAACTACTGAATGGCGAGCTGCCACTTACCATTGGAGGAGGTATAGGGCAATCGCGTTTATGCATGTACTTTTTGCGTAAGGCACACATTGGCGAAATTCAGTCGAGCATTTGGCCCGATGCCATGATAGAACAATGTAAAGCTGCGGGAATTGATCTGCTTTAA